The Daucus carota subsp. sativus chromosome 2, DH1 v3.0, whole genome shotgun sequence genome includes a window with the following:
- the LOC108209710 gene encoding elongator complex protein 2, producing MSSCEVESVFIGAGCNRIVNNVSWGASNLVSFGAQNAVAIFCPKSAQILTTLPGHKASVNCTHWLPSTKFAFKAKHFERHFLLSGDAEGAIILWELTLTGRKWRLVSQIPPHKKGVTCITAYMISDIVAVFASTSSDGKVNVWEVVLPSLEGGECKFSCLDSLHVGSKSMVTLSLAQFPGNTGHLVLAMGGLDNKIHLYCGTKTGNFIHSCELKGHTDWIRSLDFSLPVCTNGEANTLLLVSSSQDKGIRIWKMVLHNSSIKQEGTTLASYIKGPIFVAGSFSYQISLESLLIGHEDWVYSVEWQPPFSIEGNTCYQSESILSASMDKTMMIWQPERTTGIWTNVVTVGELSHCALGFYGGHWSPNGDSILAHGYGGSFHLWRNVGVDFDNWQPQKVPSGHFAAVSDISWGGDYMLSVSHDQTTRIFAPWLKDPILGEGNAWHEIARPQVHGHDINCTTIIRGKGNHRFVCGAEEKVARVFEAPLSFLKTLNHATLEGTGNFEDTQVDMQILGANMSALGLSQKPIYIQTSHETPNRNGSEVLDTLETIPDAVPVVLTEPPIEEQLAWHTLWPETHKLYGHGNELFSLCCDHEGKLVASSCKAQSVAVAEIWLWQVGSWKPVGRLQSHSLTVTQMEFSYDDNFLLAVSRDRHFSIFSFKQTGTDVTSHQLLTRQEAHKRIVWACSWNPFGHEFCTGSRDKTVKIWAIENESSVKLLMTLPPFKSSVTALSWVGLDRQRNSGLLAVGMENGHIELWSISVQRNEDGVASAPNVTRIIQFDPLICHVSSVNRLAWRNSEKREDCGSIELASCGADHCVRVFSINVL from the exons ATGTCTAGCTGTGAAGTGGAGAGTGTGTTCATAGGAGCTGGTTGCAACAGAATCGTTAATAATGTTTCATGGGGTGCTTCTAATTTGGTTTCCTTTGGTGCCCAGAATGCTGTTGCTATTTTCTGTCCCAAG AGTGCACAGATTTTAACAACACTCCCCGGTCACAAGGCTTCTGTTAACTGCACTCATTGGCTTCCCTCCACCAAATTTGCTTTCAAAG CAAAACATTTTGAGCGACATTTTCTTCTGTCTGGGGATGCTGAAGGTGCCATCATACTCTGGGAGTTGACTCTCACGGGCAGAAAG TGGAGACTTGTTTCACAAATACCACCACACAAGAAAGGAGTCACTTGTATTACAGCATATATGATTTCTGATATTGTTGCGGTATTTGCTTCCACCTCCTCAGATGGTAAAGTTAACGTGTGGGAGGTGGTCCTTCCATCTTTAGAAGGAG GTGAATGTAAGTTCTCATGCTTGGATTCCCTTCATGTTGGTTCCAAATCTATGGTTACCCTTTCTCTAGCACAATTTCCAGGGAACACAGGGCACCTAGTTCTAGCAATGGGGGGCTTAGATAACAAAATTCATCTCTACTGTGGTACGAAAACAGGAAAT TTTATTCATTCCTGTGAGCTGAAAGGCCATACTGATTGGATCAGGAGTTTGGATTTTTCTTTACCTGTATGCACAAATGGTGAAGCTAATACTCTTCTACTAGTTAGTTCATCACAAGATAAAGGCATACGCATCTGGAAGATGGTTTTACATAATTCTTCAATCAAGCAAGAAGGAACAACTTTGGCTTCTTACATAAAGGGCCCAATTTTTGTAGCTGGCTCATTCTCTTATCAGATATCATTGGAATCTCTTCTCATTGGGCATGAAGATTGGGTGTATTCAGTCGAGTGGCAACCTCCTTTTTCCATCGAGGGAAACACGTGTTATCAAAGTGAAAGCATATTATCTGCCTCCATGGACAAGACAATGATGATCTGGCAACCTGAGAGGACTACAGGTATCTGGACGAATGTGGTAACTGTTGGGGAGCTGAGTCATTGTGCTCTAGGCTTTTATGGTGGACATTGGAGTCCAAATGGAGATTCAATTTTAGCACATGGCTATGGTGGATCTTTCCATTTGTGGAGAAATGTTGGTGTTGACTTTGATAATTGGCAACCACAAAAAGTTCCTTCTGGGCACTTCGCAGCTGTGTCTGACATTTCATGGGGTGGTGATTATATGTTGTCTGTCAGTCATGATCAG ACAACAAGAATCTTTGCTCCATGGCTCAAGGATCCAATTTTGGGGGAAGGAAATGCTTGGCATGAAATTGCTCGCCCTCAAGTTCATGGTCATGATATAAATTGTACAACAATTATTCGTGGGAAAGGTAACCACAGGTTTGTGTGTGGAGCTGAGGAGAAAGTTGCCAGAGTTTTTGAGGCTCCTTTATCATTCTTGAAAACATTAAACCATGCTACCTTGGAAGGAACTGGTAATTTTGAAGATACGCAAGTAGATATGCAGATTTTGGGTGCAAATATGTCTGCTCTTGGGTTATCACAGAAACCTATATATATTCAAA CTTCCCATGAGACCCCAAACAGAAATGGTAGCGAAGTTCTTGATACTCTGGAAACTATTCCGGATGCAGTTCCAGTTGTGTTGACTGAACCACCCATTGAAGAACAACTTGCATGGCATACTCTATGGCCCGAGACCCACAAACTCTATGGTCATGGAAATGAGCTTTTTTCTTTGTGTTGTGACCATGAAGgcaaacttgttgcttcgtcATGTAAG GCTCAGTCAGTAGCAGTAGCAGAAATATGGCTATGGCAAGTGGGTTCTTGGAAACCAGTCGGTCGTCTTCAGTCTCACAGCTTAACAGTAACACAGATGGAGTTCTCTTATGATGACAATTTTCTTTTGGCTGTCTCGAGAGATCGGCATTTCTCCATATTCTCCTTTAAGCAAACAG GCACAGATGTGACCAGCCACCAGCTTTTAACCAGGCAAGAGGCACACAAGAGAATAGTATGGGCATGTTCTTGGAATCCATTTGGCCACGAATTTTGCACAGGATCAAGGGACAAGACTGTGAAAATATGGGCCATAGAGAATGAATCTTCAGTCAAGCTTCTAATGACACTACCACCGTTTAAAAGTAGTGTAACGGCCCTATCTTGGGTCGGTCTTGATCGGCAGCGCAATTCTGGATTACTTGCTGTCGGAATGGAAAATGGTCACATTGAATTATGGAGTATTTCTGTTCAAAGAAATGAAGATGGTGTTGCTTCAGCGCCAAACGTTACACGCATCATACAGTTTGATCCATTAATATGCCATGTTTCGTCTGTCAATCGTTTGGCATGGAGAAACTCAGAGAAGAGAGAAGATTGTGGAAGCATAGAGCTTGCTTCTTGCGGCGCTGATCATTGTGTAAGAGTTTTTAGCATAAATGTACTATGA
- the LOC108209328 gene encoding uncharacterized protein LOC108209328 — MEQTQPQQQPLAPPQLAATDSVNSSPRSHTTDSYGNDSFQLTSKLRLMCSFGGHIVPRPHDKSLCYIGGDTRIVVVDRQSSLSDLIHRLSKTLLNNTSNFTLKYQIPNEDLDSLISVTTDEDLENMIDEYDRLSRNSGAGKSGRLRLFLFPAKPESVTSIGSLLDNSAKSEDWFMNALNGTSTGQMSDSNSVNCLLGLDEAVEANNNNNGNNNENLIKLTGNVVSKSHQDVHSVPDSPMLDTTSSFGSASSTPSLANLPPIRVHVVEDHRKVAGIEEQFVQPVVAVVPPVVVGDYSNRIVSDDERSERSERSDQGGVSMAYRKQLLQQQAQSVISSKQAVAAAAASGGCFDLASPDSVSSDSGVLNPMSRQKPMIYNQDPNVQIQSGQSRGSANPEQKIAESNSRVQMQQQFQDSGYILPAAQQPQLQQQHPQVQQQHPQVQQHPQMQQHHPQMQQHPQMLQQHPQMQQQQPQLQQQPQFIQAGGQYIQQHPAGAVPMGSYYHMYPSQQSHHPAMDHQYPVYYVPAGQPQAYNMPIQQQGFSEASITTQSSGPQTPPATAAYNATRNAPVPKTEVAAGVYRTETTSTPFVQVPASQHQQQYAGFPQLNHPSQSNAPALATPANYAYQFADPAQAHMYYTQAMAPKLAAQYQNATSNAPESAASLPSDSNKQQARTS; from the exons ATGGAGCAAACGCAACCGCAACAGCAACCGCTTGCTCCTCCCCAACTCGCCGCCACCGACTCAGTCAACTCATCACCTCGCTCACACACCACCGATTCGTACGGCAACGACTCGTTCCAACTCACTTCCAAACTCAGACTCATGTGCAGCTTCGGTGGCCATATAGTGCCACGTCCGCACGACAAATCACTCTGTTATATCGGCGGCGATACACGCATCGTCGTCGTCGATCGTCAGTCCTCACTTTCCGATTTAATTCACCGACTTTCCAAAACTCTCCTCAACAATACATCTAATTTCACTCTCAAATATCAAATTCCCAACGAAGATTTGGACTCTTTGATTTCCGTGACTACTGATGAAGATTTGGAGAACATGATCGATGAGTATGATCGCCTCAGTAGGAATTCCGGCGCCGGAAAATCCGGTCGCCTCAGGCTGTTTCTGTTTCCGGCGAAGCCTGAGTCGGTGACGTCGATTGGATCGTTGCTTGACAACTCGGCAAAGTCGGAGGACTGGTTTATGAATGCTTTGAACGGGACGAGTACCGGACAGATGTCAGATTCTAATTCGGTCAATTGTTTGTTAGGGCTTGATGAGGCGGTGGAGGcgaacaataataataatggaaataataatgaaaatttgattaaattgaCTGGAAACGTTGTGAGTAAGAGTCACCAGGATGTTCATTCGGTGCCTGATTCGCCGATGCTTGATACGACGTCGTCGTTTGGTTCGGCTTCTTCGACGCCTTCTCTGGCGAATTTGCCTCCGATTAGAGTGCATGTGGTGGAGGATCACAGGAAGGTGGCTGGGATTGAGGAGCAGTTTGTTCAGCCAGTGGTAGCTGTGGTGCCACCTGTGGTGGTTGGGGATTATTCAAATCGGATTGTGTCTGATGATGAGAGATCCGAGAGATCGGAGAGATCAGATCAGGGAGGTGTTTCTATGGCATATAGGAAACAGTTATTGCAACAACAGGCGCAATCGGTGATTTCAAGTAAGCAagctgttgctgctgctgctgctagtGGTGGTTGTTTTGATTTGGCTTCCCCTGATTCAGTTTCCAG TGATAGTGGTGTATTAAATCCAATGTCTCGCCAAAAACCTATGATCTACAATCAAGATCCGAATGTCCAAATTCAATCTGGGCAGAGTAGGGGTTCTGCTAATCCTGAACAAAAGATCGCAGAATCCAATTCAAGAGTTCAGATGCAACAACAATTTCAAGATTCTGGGTATATTTTGCCAGCAGCACAACAGCCACAATTGCAGCAACAACACCCGCAAGTCCAGCAACAACACCCGCAAGTCCAGCAACACCCGCAAATGCAGCAACATCATCCACAAATGCAGCAACATCCGCAAATGCTGCAACAACATCCACAAATGCAGCAACAACAGCCACAACTGCAGCAACAACCACAATTTATTCAAGCTGGAGGACAGTATATCCAACAACATCCTGCTGGGGCAGTGCCAATGGGGTCTTACTACCACATGTACCCTTCCCAGCAATCACACCATCCCGCAATGGATCATCAATACCCTGTTTACTATGTTCCTGCTGGACAGCCTCAAGCATATAACATGCCTATTCAGCAGCAGGGTTTTAGTGAAGCTTCCATTACCACACAATCTAGTGGTCCACAAACCCCTCCTGCTACAGCAGCATACAATGCAACCAGGAATGCTCCTGTTCCTAAAACTGAAGTGGCTGCAGGTGTGTACCGAACTGAGACTACATCAACTCCATTTGTTCAGGTTCCTGCCAGTCAACATCAACAACAGTATGCTGGTTTTCCTCAGCTTAATCATCCTTCTCAGTCAAATGCTCCAGCTCTGGCGACTCCTGCCAACTATGCCTATCAGTTTGCTGATCCTGCACAGGCTCACATGTATTATACCCAGGCCATGGCACCCAAGTTGGCTGCTCAGTACCAAAACGCAACATCGAATGCACCTGAATCTGCTGCTTCTCTTCCTTCGGACAGCAACAAGCAGCAGGCTAGAACTTCATAG